TAATTTCCCACAACATAGAGTTTGCACCAACTGAAAGCACTGTGTTTGAGTTAACGTGTAATAGTGGCCTTTTTGTCTATTGTATACTTAATCCCGACACTGATATAAGCTCGATGAGACATACCCAACTTACAGCAGTAAACTCCAGAAAAAATCACGGCAATAGATTGAGGGCCACAAAATGGCTCGCAAACTCAGATACAACCCGTGTGACCTAAGTCACAAATTAAATTACAGTAATGTTGTTTGATTTCATGTTCAACCACTACAACCCATGTGACCTAAGTCATCAATTCACCATGCAAGTGAGTGAAAATGTGCGAaggtatcaaaatttaaaaatctttacCACGCAGATGCAATTCGAGTTTGTCTATATATATCGACACGATTTTTAAGTATCTAATTACCTAAATAAACTTATTAATTGAGTTAGCAAtacattttgtttatttatttagaaaaaatgtttaataatattaaaattaatgtaactttttatttgaacagtttttatttgtaattactGGTGTGAGTGTCAAACAAGGTATATTAAAGACATGTTTAAAACTTAGCgggaaataaaatgttaattaatagGAGGTTCACACTGGTGCTTCAGTGTTCAGAGTCAGACTGACATGTATGTCTTCAGAGTCAGACTAGCACACTCTTTTTGATctgaaaattattaaacatgTCAATTTGCCGGATAAAGGTTAATGCGTTGTCCTACTTCCAAGAATCTGAAAAcctatatatataaagataaaatacatgaaattgcaatttcttcaaaaataatttaaacaaatcaaAGCAAGACTTGCTGCTCTTCTCGGACTCAGATACAAGACTcctttttccaaaaaaaaaagaaaaaaacagggTAGTGGGGTCTAAGTTGCTACAAAGAAAGCAATATAACAAAATAGTAAAGGATGGaggcataaaatattttacattgtttATTAAATCTATCCAATAAATTTAGAGTATTACCTGGCCTGCTGGCACATAAGGATCCCCAGTCAGTTTCAAGGCTTCCACATACTGATAAAATTCAAGATCAGAAGACTCCTTATTCCCACCATCTTCTTGCCAATGGCCATATCTACATCTCAATTGAATTACTTCAGATGAGTAAAGCCCATGTGCACTAATATATAGACCTGATGaaagtgaaaatatttaatattcagtATACACTCAGATTAAAATCTTACAGTGAGCAGGCAATCTCAGCACctcaaaaatactaaattaacaAGTTCTCTAGAATATCACCATTCAAAGGATCTAAAGAAGTTGGTATTTCAATGCGACTGAACATAGTAGACCCAGACAATCGTTCAAGGGGTCCATCCCGGCTAAGATTACGTCTTACTAACTCTCCCAAATCTTTAAGAACCTAAAAGATTGAAGCAAAACATTATCACATAAGCAATTTTGCAGCTAGACTCAACAAATGCGACAAACTTTGCAAACACTACAATTTGGAGGTTAATATTTTACTCAGAATAAGATCATATTAATTATCAGATAGTAAACATTAACCTACCTTTGAGGGTAATTTCCCCTTTCCAATGAACTTAGCAAGATTAAACATAATACTGTCAACAGAATGTTGGCCTTGAatttttgttgatttatctGGTGAACGTTTCCCTTTGCCATGACCAACCTGTTCATTGACTAATTCCTTTATGGTAAACAAAAATGAACCGTGTCCGGACATCTCCAGCTTCGCAGGAACTCGAAGCAACAATTCTCTTGTAGGCAAACTGCTGGAAATTTTCTGAACCAGACCACCAATGACAGCTTTGACTGCTTTATCTTCTTCTGCAAGATCAAAAGCTTCCAGACCAGATCTTAATTCATTCTCATCATCAGTTTCAGACTCAACATCTTTCAGTTCTGGAGTTTCTGTCTCATTGTCCTTGTTAGAATAtacatcttcatcttcatcttcatccccTTTTTCCTCAGTTATCTGCTCAATCACATCAGATATTATATCCTTGTCTACTTTGTCTGGAGTTGTGAACTTCAAAACCTTCATCTTAACACCAGGGATTGTATCCTTCAAGATATTCTGAAATACAGGCATTCCATCAGTTGGATCAGAGCTATCATTCCTATCATCAATAACCTCCGGATCTTCAGGACTCTCAACAAATAGCTCACTTTTATCTTCTGGTGACTCAACAGAACTCAATCTCTCAGCAGCATCCAAAGCTTTAGTGGATTTTGTTGGGGGACTATAGGAATCTCCTCTCTGCTTGAAGTATACAGCCTGAAAAGCATAAGAATGAATAAGACCAAAGGTACTATTGAGTTTGCAACAAACAAAGAATTAAATCCAAATCAAACCATGGATTGGTTAGGCAATTCTTAAATAAACGACTTGTCACTTGGTTAGGTTTCTGAAATATGTAAACTGTGAAGCATGGTTGAGTAAAATTTTGATCCTCAAGCAAATTAAGCGGCAACATGACCAATATAGGCCACAGCTAGAAATATAAGTTGTCCTAAGTTTTCACTATTAATTTGTGTTTGTAACCCACTCTTAATTTGCCATgaaaaacaagtttttaaatttggtgACATTCGTCATTTGAAAATTAAGAGTCAAGCAATATGAACCTCCTAATGAACTAGCATGCTTGTTTGGCCTAAGTcagtatatattttaaactaaaaaacaatGCAAAAGAGAATCATGTCCATCAATATTCTAAATCCAACACAGTGTTAATAATACAAATTGATTTCTATTCTAGACTGTTCTTAATTTATAGAAATACAAATATTTGTGTAAAAGATTTCATGAACAATTCAGATAGTATGGCCTGTGAAGTGAACGAAGTCTTTGGATCATAAGCAATATATTCCATTGTTGCATATAATCCCTGATTCCTCTATCATAATgcttatgataaaaaattatttaccaaCAAATTATTGAAAGAAACTTTTGTAACGGCCTACAGAATATCATCGTAAGCACACTCATCCATACTCAGTTACAAAAAAGTTCAATGAACAACAATCCATTTTGAGTGCAATTAGTTGGCAAATAAAATAAGGTAATTGAACTCAAATTTTTTAGAGGAATGCTAATTGCTTATGTTGTAATGAATGAttccaataaaaattataaaaaattaagggaTTAGTTTAGAAGAGCTACCTGTGACTTAAATTCACCACTCTTATTCTTTATAAGAAAAAACTCAAATAGAGGAACACCAGCGGCAGAAGTAGCAAGTTGCCTGAAAAATTACAATGAAGGTCAGCACCGTGACCACCTAAAATGTCTCAagttatgaaaaagaaatgctCTTAAAAAACAGAACAGAACATCTTCTATGATAGAAGAGGTAGACACCAAAAAAAAACTTGGTAAACGTATCTCTAGCTTgggaacaattttttttttgggggGGAACACTCAAATGGTTGGTGAGTAACCACTTATTGACATAACTGATTGAATATTGTacctaatttagaaaattttactAAGATTTCCTTCTTTAAAAATTTGTCATAGTAAATTA
This portion of the Vigna unguiculata cultivar IT97K-499-35 chromosome 6, ASM411807v1, whole genome shotgun sequence genome encodes:
- the LOC114187018 gene encoding protein EXECUTER 1, chloroplastic-like produces the protein MASITSSSSSPTPTTHFNFPNSKLCSSFHFSFSPCSLPLPSISHAVSNSLNKFNSYFNSLRCSASVEDAEWDWEQWRHHFHEVDEQERLLHILKSRFGVAVNLEDYDDAAALKVAIAAIATNDTVGTVISLLNRAIEEERYSDAAFFRDEAGTGLVGWWAGMSKDTNGPRGLIIRITPEHGRYVARSYSPRQLATSAAGVPLFEFFLIKNKSGEFKSQAVYFKQRGDSYSPPTKSTKALDAAERLSSVESPEDKSELFVESPEDPEVIDDRNDSSDPTDGMPVFQNILKDTIPGVKMKVLKFTTPDKVDKDIISDVIEQITEEKGDEDEDEDVYSNKDNETETPELKDVESETDDENELRSGLEAFDLAEEDKAVKAVIGGLVQKISSSLPTRELLLRVPAKLEMSGHGSFLFTIKELVNEQVGHGKGKRSPDKSTKIQGQHSVDSIMFNLAKFIGKGKLPSKVLKDLGELVRRNLSRDGPLERLSGSTMFSRIEIPTSLDPLNGLYISAHGLYSSEVIQLRCRYGHWQEDGGNKESSDLEFYQYVEALKLTGDPYVPAGQVAFRAKVGKRHQLPLGGIIPEEFGLIARYKGQGRLAEPKFQNPRWVDGELVILNRKYNKIGPVIGFVYWVPERPFLVLFTRLRLQE